AGCGCATCTGGCTATCCAGGCCGGGTTTGATGGCGTTGAGATCCACGGAGCCAACAATTATCTGATCCAGCAGTTTGTGTCAGGAGAAAGCAACCGCCGCACCGATGAATGGGGTGGAACCATTGAACAGCGACTGCGTTTCCCGCTGGCTATTGTGGATGCCGTGACCGATGTGAAGAAAAAATACGCCAGTGAGAAGTTTATCGTTGGTTACCGCTTCTCACCGGAAGAGCCGGGTGAGCATGGCCTGACCATGAAGGATACTTTTGCGTTGATTGATGCTCTTGTACAGAAGCCACTGCAGTATCTGCACGTTTCGCTGTGGGACTTCTATAAGAACGCACGCCGTGGGGCCGATACCTCCATGACCCGCATGCAGCTTTTGCACGAGCGCATTAACGGAAAACTACCGCTGATTGGCGTGGGTAATCTTTTTACTGCCGACCAGATCCTTGAAGCCTGTCTGACGGGCTGGGCTGAATTTATTGCTCTGGGCAAAACAGTCATCATGAACCCGGACCTTATTGGCCTTATCAGGGCTGGTCAGGAAGATCAGATTGTGACGGCTATCGATCCGCACAAGGAAGATCGCTACCGCATCCCTGACAATCTGTGGAATCAGAATATGCAGCGTCTTTCCTATCTGCCTCCGGTAAAAGACGACGCGAACTGGCACTCACCGGATATTTAAGCCACCTGTCACCGGACAAAAAGTCCTGCTCACCGAATGATTTACACAGCTGGCGGATGCGTCAGCTGAAGTACCTATGATTGCCATCAGTTCTGAAGATGTTGCCAATGCCGCTATATATGCGTTGAATCAGCCGGATAATGTCACTGTTAACGGTCTGATCATCTCTCCAACCCGTCAAAACGGGTAAGTTTTTCGTACCAGGCGGCACCCTTTTACAGATGTGAACGCACATTGCCGCTGAACATGCCACCGCGAAAAACGTTTGCCGCCGGATCGGTGGTGAAAAGAACCAGGTCACTGCTTTCCCGGGCGATGATCGGGTGGCGGGTCTGATCCTCAATAATCACGCTTTCACCCGCCCCGAGAGTGATATCGCCGATCTCCGCGCTGCCCGCGAACAGATACAGCAGCCGTACGGCGCTGCTGACCGGAACCGGTGGCAGCATCAGCGTATGGTCTTTTTCCAGCCGGGTATCCTGCAGCCAGGTCTGAGAGCGGAAAATTAACGGTGCGTTATCGGGGCCGGCAAGGGTTCTCCAGCTATTTTCACTGTAAGGCGTGCCGACGTCGTGAAACTGCACCTGCGGCACCAGCCCGCTTTCGGCCGGGCGCACGAAGATCTGCAAACAGCGCATTGTCTCGCCGGGGTTACCCGGAATGTGTTCTTCATGCTGAAAACGGTGGCCCGCGTTCATCAGCATCAGCCGCGTACTGGAGAGCTCTTCTTCATTACCGACCGAATCAAGGTGCAGCATGCGCCCTTCACGAATATAAGTGAGGATCTCATCATCCCGGTGCGGATGCATGGCAATCACCGTACCGGGTTTAACGTTAGCCTGGTCGATTCGTCCAATCGTCCCGATACCACTGTCATCTGATGCCAGGACCTTGCCCGGCCAGAGAATATCAATACCAAAGCCGCCCGAGCCATGCAGGTGCTTACTGCTGTTTTCAATTTTAATCATTACCGTCACATTCTCATCTTTCCGGGTGGTGCGGCGCAGGCGGTAACCCACCTGCGCAGGCTCCCACCGGTTTCAGCTGCTGTTTACTGGAAAGATTCCATCAACACCTGAACCAGCTGACCACCCTGTGGTGTCGCCCAGGTGCCTGCCAGCTCCGCGATCAGCTGATTGGTGGTAGTCAGCGTGATGCCGTTTTTGTCCATGCGGCGCAGCGCAATATCATCCGCCATGCGGGTCGGAGATGCACCGCCATCGGCAACAACCTGCACATCAAAACCTGCCGCCGCGAGGGTCAGCGCCGGGTAGACCGTACAGACGTCATTGGTCACCCCCGCAATAATCAGTTTTTTCCGACCCGTGGCCTGTACCGCAGCGGCAAAGTGCTCATCGTCCATGGCATTGACGATGCCCAGACGTTTAATGCGCGCAGCGAACGCGGCGGGCAGGATAGTTTGCAGTTCCTCCAGCAGCGGCCCCTGCGCATGTTCTTCCATGCTGGACGTCAACACTACCGGCATATTCAGGATCGCGGCTGATTTTGCCAGCATCAGCGCATTGCGCTTCAGCTCGTCGAAGGGCATGGATTTAGCCCAACCCATAGTGCCAACCTGATGATCGATTAACAGCATGGCGGCGTTATCAGCGGTGAATTGTTCTGAGCGCATTGTCTCTATCCTCAATGTATGTTCAATGGTTGACCTGAAGCGTTATCAGACCGGCTGGCAGGCGTTTTCGTCTATCTCCTGCGAATGAACAAAGTATAAGCTGCCAATTTTTGGAATAAATAGCTAAAATCGAAATTGAATATTCCACTGATGGCACAATAAAATGGAACTGCTGAATCACATGTCTTACTTTGTCGAGGTCGTCAAAGCGCGCAGTTTTCGCCGGGCGGCAGAGGCGCTCGGCATGCCAAACTCCACACTGTCGCGCAAGATCAATGAGCTTGAACAGCATATTGGCCTGAGGCTGTTACACCGGACGACGCGAAAGATTGAGCTGACCGAAGCCGGACAGGTTTACTACCAGCGCAGCCGCCGGATTATTGAGGAAGCGCGACTGGCACATGAACAGCTGGGAGCCATTCTTGCCCAACCGCAGGGCATATTGCGGGTCTCGTTACCGGCAGATTTCGCGGTACTGATGCTGACGCCGCTGATCAAGGCGTTTGCAGAGCACTATCCGGGGATCGGCTTCGACCTTGATTTAACGCCGCGCAACGTTGACCTGGTATCTGAACCCTATGATTTAGCGATCCGCATGGGCAGCCTGCCTGATTCAGGCCTGATCGCGCGCAAGCTCGGCGCGCTTTCCCGCAGCCTCTATGCCTCACCAGACTATTTAGAGCTGAACGGCACGCCCGGTAACCCGCAGGCGCTGGACCAGCATCAGTGCCTGGTGATGCGCCAGGACAAACCCGCGCACTGGCATCTGCACCGCCATGAGGAGCGAATCAGCGTCAGAGCCAGCGGGCGATTTCAGATGAACAGTATCGGCATGATGCGCCGC
This window of the Erwinia sp. E602 genome carries:
- a CDS encoding LysR family transcriptional regulator; amino-acid sequence: MELLNHMSYFVEVVKARSFRRAAEALGMPNSTLSRKINELEQHIGLRLLHRTTRKIELTEAGQVYYQRSRRIIEEARLAHEQLGAILAQPQGILRVSLPADFAVLMLTPLIKAFAEHYPGIGFDLDLTPRNVDLVSEPYDLAIRMGSLPDSGLIARKLGALSRSLYASPDYLELNGTPGNPQALDQHQCLVMRQDKPAHWHLHRHEERISVRASGRFQMNSIGMMRRLAAMGAGIAVLADSIVEEDVQNNKLIRILPGWAADPVTIYALTETRLLPAKTQLFIAFLREKLSGAVDNCAT
- a CDS encoding NADH-dependent flavin oxidoreductase, with the translated sequence MNPKYAPLFEPYILNNGVIIKNRFTVAPMTHFASHEDGSISNEERNFLTSRFDGFGLFIAAATLVSPEGKAFVGQPEAIGEKDLPSLREVVRIAKKQGATAILQIHHGGHLSIPELLNGQDVVAPSADEKSGARALTNAEIRDLIAAFANAAHLAIQAGFDGVEIHGANNYLIQQFVSGESNRRTDEWGGTIEQRLRFPLAIVDAVTDVKKKYASEKFIVGYRFSPEEPGEHGLTMKDTFALIDALVQKPLQYLHVSLWDFYKNARRGADTSMTRMQLLHERINGKLPLIGVGNLFTADQILEACLTGWAEFIALGKTVIMNPDLIGLIRAGQEDQIVTAIDPHKEDRYRIPDNLWNQNMQRLSYLPPVKDDANWHSPDI
- a CDS encoding pirin family protein is translated as MIKIENSSKHLHGSGGFGIDILWPGKVLASDDSGIGTIGRIDQANVKPGTVIAMHPHRDDEILTYIREGRMLHLDSVGNEEELSSTRLMLMNAGHRFQHEEHIPGNPGETMRCLQIFVRPAESGLVPQVQFHDVGTPYSENSWRTLAGPDNAPLIFRSQTWLQDTRLEKDHTLMLPPVPVSSAVRLLYLFAGSAEIGDITLGAGESVIIEDQTRHPIIARESSDLVLFTTDPAANVFRGGMFSGNVRSHL
- a CDS encoding isochorismatase family protein, whose product is MRSEQFTADNAAMLLIDHQVGTMGWAKSMPFDELKRNALMLAKSAAILNMPVVLTSSMEEHAQGPLLEELQTILPAAFAARIKRLGIVNAMDDEHFAAAVQATGRKKLIIAGVTNDVCTVYPALTLAAAGFDVQVVADGGASPTRMADDIALRRMDKNGITLTTTNQLIAELAGTWATPQGGQLVQVLMESFQ